In Fuerstiella sp., the following are encoded in one genomic region:
- a CDS encoding creatininase family protein, producing MSEKSNRRSFIQAFGTAAAGTAGAAAVTNGSSRPSLAQAPGSLPFTAESLSKAGRSFINPDKVLLWENTRKEIRELLEGGQLKAAILPTGSIEQHNEHMAMVADVANATLISQQAALQLFPQVIVAPPSPCGYAPYHMARKGTITLRKETFQAYVFDVMESLKAHGIRTILVLNGHGGNHQPLQEALPEWRTKLGINIDADSYWSGTPQSELKTFVRSKQLTSHAGEFETSIYKAAFPGRLRPFTMEEYDDAKLNYESDFSPEVEEFLRRDRRSFKDGEIDLAGENGRDRRRQEEALLAHEKTGEIILTRAINFVVDKMQTMIAATEADKS from the coding sequence ATGAGTGAGAAATCCAATCGACGCAGTTTTATTCAGGCTTTCGGGACGGCTGCCGCCGGAACTGCGGGCGCAGCGGCCGTCACGAACGGGAGCAGCCGCCCGTCACTGGCGCAGGCACCTGGTTCACTGCCGTTTACCGCCGAATCGCTGTCCAAAGCAGGCAGATCGTTCATCAATCCCGACAAAGTTCTTCTGTGGGAGAACACCCGTAAAGAAATCCGGGAGCTTCTGGAAGGTGGTCAACTGAAAGCCGCAATTCTCCCTACCGGCTCAATCGAACAGCACAACGAACACATGGCTATGGTCGCTGATGTGGCCAATGCAACACTGATATCCCAGCAGGCGGCACTTCAGCTCTTTCCTCAGGTCATTGTTGCTCCGCCCAGCCCCTGCGGATATGCCCCCTATCACATGGCACGTAAAGGAACGATCACCCTGCGCAAAGAAACCTTCCAGGCGTATGTGTTTGATGTAATGGAAAGCCTCAAGGCCCACGGAATTCGCACGATTCTGGTACTTAACGGCCATGGTGGCAATCATCAGCCGCTCCAGGAAGCTCTGCCTGAATGGCGAACGAAACTGGGGATCAATATCGACGCCGACTCGTACTGGTCCGGTACTCCCCAAAGCGAGCTCAAGACGTTTGTGCGTTCGAAGCAACTAACATCTCATGCGGGTGAGTTTGAAACATCGATTTACAAAGCTGCTTTTCCCGGGCGACTGCGGCCGTTCACGATGGAAGAGTACGATGATGCAAAGTTGAATTACGAATCCGACTTTTCTCCTGAAGTTGAAGAATTTCTTCGTCGTGACAGACGATCATTCAAAGACGGAGAAATTGATCTTGCCGGAGAAAACGGCCGCGACCGAAGACGTCAGGAAGAAGCTCTGCTGGCGCATGAAAAAACGGGCGAAATCATTTTGACCAGAGCCATCAATTTTGTGGTCGATAAAATGCAGACAATGATCGCAGCAACTGAAGCCGACAAATCCTGA